One genomic segment of Hordeum vulgare subsp. vulgare chromosome 2H, MorexV3_pseudomolecules_assembly, whole genome shotgun sequence includes these proteins:
- the LOC123425270 gene encoding protein CONSERVED IN THE GREEN LINEAGE AND DIATOMS 27, chloroplastic-like, which yields MDEDTPKPPLLLPVRHHSLGRSACRTCTASPLLPHGRLALPLGPRLLPLLPNPARSLAGPRRWPRRRLATAKAQAVPPSRNGSSAGTDWCPVPPEQRPVNDYEALAASLPFSWAARDLVLYCSHLAFTEAAFALFVGLPVAVFGGRGGAGGDTLHLALGATGSGILAVTLAVVRMYLGWAYIGNRTRWLSLVVEAETEVIGFFLVDGNRTRWLSLGDAQ from the exons ATGGACGAGGACACG CCCAAGCCGCCGCTGTTGCTTCCGGTTCGCCACCACTCGCTCGGTCGCTCCGCGTGCCGCACCTGCACTGCATCTCCCCTCCTTCCCCATGGCCGCCTCGCCCTCCCTTTAGGCCCCCGCCTCCTCCCGCTCCTGCCGAACCCCGCCCGGAGCCTTGCCGGGCCCCGGCGCTGGCCGCGGAGGCGCCTCGCGACGGCGAAGGCGCAGGCGGTGCCGCCGTCGCGGAACGGCAGCTCGGCGGGGACGGATTGGTGCCCCGTGCCCCCGGAGCAGCGGCCCGTGAATGATTACGAGGCGCTGGCCGCGTCACTGCCCTTCTCCTGGGCGGCGCGGGACCTGGTGCTATACTGCTCCCACCTCGCCTTCACGGAGGCCGCCTTCGCGCTCTTCGTCGGCCTCCCCGTCGCGGTCTTCGGCGGCCGCGGGGGCGCCGGCGGCGACACCCTGCACCTCGCGCTCGGGGCCACTGGCTCCGGCATCCTCGCCGTCACGCTCGCCGTCGTGCGGATGTACCTCGGCTGGGCCTACATCGGGAACCGCACGCGCTGGCTGTCGCTGGTGGTGGAGGCGGAGACAGAGGTGATTGGATTCTTCCTCGTCGACGGCAACCGCACGCGCTGGCTGTCGCTGGGCGACGCACAATAG